The following proteins are encoded in a genomic region of Papaver somniferum cultivar HN1 unplaced genomic scaffold, ASM357369v1 unplaced-scaffold_10, whole genome shotgun sequence:
- the LOC113326331 gene encoding subtilisin-like protease SBT1.4: MDNHSKRSRREGDHPRRRTKPIRNERIRETEGDSPRIVVVSKEIQRWKAADPNDEEVDEFLFLGLNDGFGLWPDSGYGDGVIIGVFDTGIWPEHISFNDSGYTSVPNRWKGICETGPDFPTCNRKLIGAQAFYKGLEAHLGHRVDVDGKESRSPRDTAGHGTHCAATAAGIPVANAGFHNYSVGEAKGIATRARLASYKVLWDIGGVDSDTLAAIDQGVKDGVDVMSISIAKSYGTPPYDKDPLTIATFGAVEKGILVSCSAGNDWDRVISNVAPWMLTVGASTIDREFRADVILGDGQVFPGVSLYNGVHDTFLEIVYIQRGDGTSEMCVDGSLSAAQVAGKIVVCLGDGSEVAKAAGGFGMIQMGMVEQFEMLSSKFYPIPATQVNKISGFKIIEYITNSKNPMAKIDFRGTVTGSSSSSAPKVHYYSSIGPNRITPEILKPDVIAPGVDILAAKSGSDDEFLLMTGTSMACPHVSGLAAMLRNAFPKWSQLPSNQLS, translated from the exons ATGGATAATCACTCAAAGAGGTCTAGACGTGAAGGAGACCATCCAAGAAGGAGAACAAAGCCTATCAGGAATGAGCGGATCAGGGAAACCGAAGGAGATTCACCGAGAATAGTTGTTGTCTCAAAAGAAATCCAAAGATGGAAAGCAGCAGATCCTAACGATGAAGAGGTCGATGAATTTCTC TTCCTTGGGCTCAATGACGGGTTTGGTCTTTGGCCTGATTCTGGTTACGGCGATGGCGTCATCATCGGTGTTTTCGACACTGGTATCTGGCCGGAACATATCAGTTTTAATGACTCGGGTTATACTTCTGTACCCAACCGGTGGAAAGGTATTTGCGAGACGGGGCCGGACTTCCCGACCTGTAACCGCAAGTTAATCGGTGCTCAGGCTTTCTACAAAGGACTTGAAGCACATCTCGGACATAGAGTTGATGTGGACGGTAAAGAATCAAGATCACCTAGGGACACTGCCGGACATGGTACGCATTGTGCAGCTACTGCAGCTGGAATTCCGGTCGCAAACGCGGGGTTTCATAACTATTCAGTTGGAGAAGCTAAAGGAATCGCAACTAGAGCTAGACTCGCTTCTTACAAGGTGTTGTGGGATATCGGAGGTGTTGATTCTGATACTCTAGCTGCTATTGATCAAGGTGTGAAAGATGGAGTTGATGTCATGTCTATCTCAATCGCTAAATCCTATGGTACTCCTCCATACGACAAAGATCCGTTAACAATTGCAACTTTTGGTGCAGTGGAAAAGGGAATTTTGGTTTCTTGTTCCGCCGGAAATGATTGGGATAGAGTAATTTCTAACGTCGCACCATGGATGTTGACAGTTGGAGCGTCGACTATTGATAGGGAATTTCGTGCTGATGTGATATTAGGAGATGGTCAAGTATTCCCAGGTGTTTCGTTGTATAATGGGGTACACGATACTTTCTTGGAGATTGTCTACATTCAACGCGGTGATGGTACTTCTGAAATGTGCGTAGACGGATCGCTAAGCGCAGCTCAAGTTGCTGGAAAAATTGTGGTTTGTCTGGGTGATGGAAGTGAGGTTGCCAAGGCGGCTGGTGGTTTCGGAATGATTCAGATGGGGATGGTTGAACAGTTTGAAATGTTATCGTCGAAATTCTATCCGATTCCGGCGACTcaagttaacaaaatttcaggtttTAAGATTATAGAATATATCACCAATAGTAAAAACCCTATGGCTAAGATCGATTTCCGAGGAACTGTAACTGGATCTTCATCGTCATCTGCTCCTAAAGTTCATTATTATTCTAGCATCGGCCCGAATCGGATAACCCCGGAGATTCTCAAACCAGATGTTATTGCACCTGGAGTTGATATCTTGGCTGCTAAGTCTGGGTCAGATGATGAATTCCTACTCATGACTGGTACTTCAATGGCATGTCCTCACGTGAGCGGATTGGCTGCAATGCTTCGAAATGCATTTCCTAAGTGGTCTCAGCTGCCATCAAATCAGCTCTCATGA
- the LOC113326332 gene encoding subtilisin-like protease SBT1.4 yields the protein MTPGLVYDIAPSDYEASLCTIGYTETQMKLFVKDGRKVDCDSVRLSGPGDLNYPSFSVVFESGRTQTVKYKRVVTNVGTSADAVYKIRIRSQTPYVKIRVSPAKLVFSNGITSLPYEITFESSGPTNLKKAFGSIEWYDGVHVVSSPIAFVWGTATTSTSLVSFV from the coding sequence ATGACACCAGGTTTGGTGTACGATATTGCGCCGAGTGATTACGAAGCTTCTCTTTGCACAATTGGGTACACAGAAACACAGATGAAGCTCTTCGTCAAGGATGGTAGAAAGGTTGATTGCGATTCCGTCAGGTTATCTGGTCCAGGCGATCTAAACTATCCTTCATTTTCTGTTGTCTTTGAATCCGGAAGAACTCAAACGGTTAAGTATAAGAGAGTGGTTACAAATGTTGGAACTTCAGCAGATGCAGTTTACAAAATTAGAATTAGATCTCAAACACCGTATGTTAAAATTCGTGTTTCACCAGCTAAACTTGTGTTTAGTAATGGTATAACAAGTTTGCCTTATGAAATCACATTCGAGTCATCGGGACCAACAAATCTAAAAAAGGCATTCGGGTCAATTGAATGGTATGATGGAGTACATGTTGTAAGCAGTCCCATTGCTTTTGTCTGGGGTACTGCTACTACTTCTACAAGCTTGGTTTCTTTTGTTTAG